Proteins encoded by one window of Candidatus Eisenbacteria bacterium:
- a CDS encoding ATP-binding cassette domain-containing protein — MSPALRFHVTLRVGAREWRHQATMDGPGTLVLFGPSGVGKTITLRAIAGLTSPVAGMIRCGERTLFDAAARIDVPPQDRGVGYVPQHAALFPYLTVRGNVGFGVARQERAGRVGALLDELGMSGLADRWPAALSGGERQRVAVARALARRPTLLLLDEPFSALDRAARLDLRAWFRAHVRAQGHVVVLVTHDREEAMELGDRLVLLDDGRTIAEGRPADVLAAAL, encoded by the coding sequence GTGAGCCCCGCACTCCGCTTCCACGTCACGCTCCGCGTGGGCGCGCGCGAGTGGCGCCATCAGGCGACGATGGACGGGCCGGGGACCCTCGTCCTGTTCGGACCGTCGGGGGTGGGCAAGACGATCACGCTGCGTGCGATCGCCGGTCTCACGAGCCCGGTGGCCGGCATGATCCGCTGCGGGGAGCGCACGCTCTTCGACGCGGCGGCGCGGATCGACGTGCCACCGCAGGACCGCGGCGTCGGCTACGTGCCGCAGCACGCGGCGCTGTTCCCGTACCTGACGGTGCGCGGCAACGTCGGCTTCGGCGTCGCGCGGCAGGAGCGTGCCGGGCGCGTGGGTGCGTTGCTGGACGAGCTCGGCATGAGCGGGCTCGCGGACCGCTGGCCGGCGGCGTTGTCCGGCGGCGAGCGCCAGCGCGTCGCCGTCGCCCGCGCCCTCGCGCGGCGGCCGACGCTCCTGCTCCTCGACGAGCCCTTCTCGGCGCTCGACCGCGCGGCGCGGCTCGATCTGCGGGCGTGGTTTCGCGCCCACGTGCGCGCACAGGGTCACGTGGTGGTGCTCGTCACCCACGACCGCGAGGAGGCGATGGAGCTCGGCGATCGCCTGGTGCTGCTCGACGACGGACGCACGATCGCCGAGGGGCGGCCGGCCGACGTGCTCGCAGCCGCCCTCTGA
- a CDS encoding peroxiredoxin: MAIQLGTIAPDFEADTTAGRIKFHEWIGNTWAVLFSHPKDFTPVCTTELGMAAKLKSAFEKRKCKMIAVSVDDLPSHKRWIGDIEDTQKTTMNFPIIADPERKVANLYGMIHPQANDTLTVRAVFFIDPNKKVRATITYPASTGRNFDELLRVLDSLQLTDDYKVATPVNWKDGDDCVIVPALSDEDAKGKFPKGWKALRPYLRMTPQPNR; this comes from the coding sequence ATGGCGATTCAGTTGGGGACCATCGCCCCGGACTTCGAGGCCGACACGACGGCGGGCAGGATCAAATTCCACGAGTGGATCGGCAACACCTGGGCGGTCCTGTTCTCCCATCCGAAGGACTTCACGCCTGTCTGCACGACCGAGCTCGGCATGGCGGCGAAGCTGAAGTCGGCGTTCGAGAAGCGGAAGTGCAAGATGATCGCGGTCAGCGTCGACGACCTGCCGTCGCACAAGAGGTGGATCGGCGACATCGAGGACACCCAGAAGACGACGATGAACTTCCCCATCATCGCCGACCCCGAGCGCAAGGTCGCGAACCTCTACGGCATGATCCACCCGCAGGCGAACGACACGCTCACGGTGCGCGCGGTCTTCTTCATCGATCCGAACAAGAAGGTGCGCGCGACGATCACCTACCCCGCGAGCACGGGACGCAACTTCGACGAGCTGCTGCGCGTCCTCGACTCGCTCCAGCTCACCGACGACTACAAGGTCGCGACGCCGGTCAACTGGAAGGACGGTGACGACTGCGTGATCGTGCCCGCGCTCTCCGACGAGGACGCGAAGGGGAAGTTCCCGAAGGGCTGGAAGGCGCTCCGC
- the modB gene encoding molybdate ABC transporter permease subunit → MSGIAFPLWLSLRVAVLATLVVVPAGVLLAHLQARYRYPGHGVVTTLVLMPLVLPPTVTGYYLVMLFSRDGLIGAPLERATGMSVLFTFWACVIAAATMALPLVVRTVQAAFEALDPTYEEIAATLGAGRVETFLRVRVPLAGRAILAAGVLAFARALGEFGATMMLAGNVPGRTNTMPLEVFSAYLAGDDRRAHLLVVVLTIVSAIVIVVAERLARRAAA, encoded by the coding sequence TTGAGCGGCATCGCGTTCCCGCTCTGGCTCTCGCTGCGCGTCGCTGTCCTCGCCACGCTGGTGGTCGTGCCCGCCGGCGTGCTGCTCGCGCATCTGCAGGCGCGCTACCGCTACCCCGGGCACGGCGTCGTGACGACGCTCGTCCTGATGCCGCTCGTCCTGCCGCCGACCGTGACCGGCTACTACCTGGTCATGCTCTTCTCTCGCGACGGCCTCATCGGCGCTCCGCTCGAGCGCGCGACCGGGATGAGCGTCCTCTTCACGTTCTGGGCCTGCGTCATCGCGGCGGCGACCATGGCGCTGCCGCTCGTCGTGCGCACGGTGCAGGCGGCCTTCGAGGCCCTCGACCCGACCTACGAGGAGATCGCGGCGACGCTCGGTGCCGGCCGCGTCGAGACGTTCCTGCGGGTCCGCGTCCCGCTCGCGGGGCGAGCGATCCTCGCCGCGGGCGTGCTCGCCTTCGCGCGCGCGCTCGGCGAGTTCGGAGCCACCATGATGCTCGCGGGCAACGTGCCCGGCCGGACCAACACCATGCCGCTCGAGGTCTTCTCGGCCTACCTCGCGGGCGACGATCGGCGCGCCCATCTCCTCGTCGTCGTGCTGACGATCGTGTCGGCGATCGTCATCGTCGTCGCCGAGCGCCTGGCGCGGAGGGCGGCGGCGTGA
- the modA gene encoding molybdate ABC transporter substrate-binding protein — protein sequence MPALAEDFTVSVAASFRDVGAAISSAFEKEHPGVKVTLNNGPSGMLARQIEDGAPVDVFVSAGWPEIERLRAKSLVAGEPVVVARNELVLVVPKGSPWIGKDPKALLTSPDVKRIASGDPATVPFGAYAKQALTVVGLWDAVSPRMVFASEVRQALTYADEGAVDAAIVYATDARIAKSAIVLGEVPGSADLRIETVAVRTTRAPAEPATGFLVYLTSPTARAILAAAGFLPVDR from the coding sequence ATGCCCGCCCTGGCCGAGGACTTCACGGTCTCGGTCGCAGCGAGCTTTCGCGACGTCGGGGCGGCGATCTCGAGCGCGTTCGAGAAGGAGCATCCGGGCGTGAAGGTCACGCTGAACAACGGGCCGTCGGGCATGCTCGCGCGCCAGATCGAGGACGGCGCGCCGGTCGACGTGTTCGTGTCGGCAGGCTGGCCCGAGATCGAACGCCTGCGGGCGAAGTCCCTCGTCGCAGGCGAGCCGGTCGTGGTTGCGCGCAACGAGCTCGTGCTCGTCGTCCCCAAGGGGTCGCCGTGGATCGGCAAGGACCCGAAGGCGCTCCTCACGTCGCCCGACGTGAAGCGGATCGCGAGCGGCGACCCGGCGACGGTGCCGTTCGGCGCCTACGCGAAGCAGGCGCTCACGGTGGTGGGCCTCTGGGACGCGGTGTCGCCGAGGATGGTGTTCGCGTCCGAAGTGCGTCAGGCGCTCACGTACGCCGACGAGGGCGCGGTCGATGCCGCGATCGTGTACGCGACCGACGCCAGGATCGCGAAGAGCGCGATCGTCCTGGGCGAGGTGCCGGGGTCGGCGGACCTTCGCATCGAGACCGTCGCGGTGCGCACCACGCGGGCGCCGGCCGAGCCGGCGACCGGCTTCCTCGTTTATCTCACCAGCCCGACCGCTCGCGCGATCCTGGCGGCGGCGGGGTTCCTTCCGGTCGATCGTTGA
- a CDS encoding MFS transporter encodes MPPHPLRSRTLVAYLASRFCSGAAMMMLRAGIGWHVFAITGSAFHLGLVGLVQFLAGFALVLVGGAVADTRDRRAIMMTAQSVAMTAAVVLLVATARGAVTLPLLYGLVVVVAAAAAFDNPARAALLPTLVPREVFPRAVTIAATTQALSFATGPALGGVLIAAAGIGSVYGAYAVLVFGSLVGLAFLGPRPPTGSTQRGVSLDAIREGLRFVRRQPVVLGCMTLDMLAVIFGGAAALLPVYAETILHVGPRGYGLLASSLELGALATSLALIVLPTVRRAGPALLGAVAVYGCATIVFGLSRWFPLSVAAYMLVGVADQVSVVMRSTAIQLSTPDEVRGRVSAVNFLFIGASNQLGAAESGFVAALTSAPFAVVSGGLACLVVLAVIAARVPELRRYRIA; translated from the coding sequence GTGCCACCGCATCCCCTGCGCTCCCGGACGCTGGTCGCGTACCTCGCGAGCCGCTTCTGCTCGGGTGCCGCCATGATGATGTTGCGCGCGGGCATCGGCTGGCACGTGTTCGCCATCACCGGATCGGCCTTCCACCTGGGGCTCGTCGGTCTCGTGCAGTTCCTCGCGGGCTTCGCGCTCGTGCTGGTGGGTGGCGCCGTCGCCGACACCCGTGATCGCCGCGCCATCATGATGACGGCCCAGAGCGTGGCGATGACGGCGGCCGTCGTCCTGCTGGTCGCGACCGCCCGCGGCGCCGTCACGCTGCCGCTCCTCTACGGCCTGGTCGTGGTCGTCGCCGCCGCGGCTGCGTTCGACAACCCCGCCCGCGCCGCGTTGCTGCCGACGCTCGTCCCGCGCGAGGTCTTCCCGCGCGCGGTCACGATCGCCGCCACCACGCAGGCCCTCTCGTTCGCGACCGGTCCGGCGCTGGGCGGCGTGCTCATCGCCGCCGCGGGGATCGGGTCGGTGTACGGCGCCTACGCGGTCCTCGTCTTCGGGTCGCTCGTGGGCCTCGCGTTCCTCGGCCCGCGCCCGCCGACGGGAAGCACGCAGCGCGGCGTCAGCCTGGACGCCATCCGCGAGGGGCTCCGCTTCGTGCGACGGCAGCCGGTGGTGCTCGGCTGCATGACGCTCGACATGCTGGCCGTGATCTTCGGCGGCGCGGCCGCCCTGCTTCCGGTCTATGCCGAGACGATCCTGCACGTGGGACCGCGGGGCTACGGCCTCCTCGCGTCCTCGCTCGAGCTGGGCGCGCTCGCGACCTCGCTCGCCCTGATCGTCCTGCCGACCGTCCGGCGCGCCGGGCCCGCGCTCCTCGGTGCGGTCGCGGTCTACGGCTGCGCGACGATCGTCTTCGGGCTGTCGCGGTGGTTCCCGCTCTCGGTCGCGGCCTACATGCTGGTCGGCGTCGCCGATCAGGTGAGCGTGGTCATGCGCAGCACCGCCATCCAGCTCTCGACCCCCGACGAGGTGCGTGGCCGCGTCAGCGCCGTCAACTTCCTGTTCATCGGCGCGTCGAACCAGCTCGGCGCCGCCGAGTCGGGCTTCGTAGCGGCGCTCACGAGCGCGCCGTTCGCCGTCGTGAGCGGCGGGCTCGCGTGCCTGGTCGTGCTGGCGGTGATCGCCGCGCGCGTCCCCGAGCTGCGCCGCTACCGGATCGCCTGA
- a CDS encoding SDR family NAD(P)-dependent oxidoreductase yields the protein MGVLDGKIALVTGASRGIGVAIARRLAGEGAAVALVARTLHAEPGAHLEGSLGETVAAIEADGGRAVPIVADLADPASRARIVPAVHEALGPVDVLVHNAAAAIYAPLAEMPLRRRQIVFEVNVHAAVDLAQAVLPDMRAAGRGSIVNLSSASSAQPPPPPAIGVPTTMSIYGASKAALERLTIGLAAEVYADNIAVNTIAPVAAVATPGAEALVGKLLAEHPELVEPVEWLADAVLVLATCEPRRCTGRVLYSRPFLEEIGRRRQV from the coding sequence ATGGGCGTTCTCGACGGGAAGATCGCGCTCGTGACCGGCGCCAGCCGCGGGATCGGCGTCGCGATCGCGCGGCGGCTGGCCGGGGAGGGCGCCGCGGTGGCGCTCGTCGCGCGCACGCTCCACGCGGAGCCGGGCGCGCATCTCGAGGGCTCGCTCGGCGAGACGGTGGCGGCGATCGAGGCCGACGGTGGCCGCGCCGTGCCGATCGTCGCCGATCTCGCAGACCCGGCGAGCCGGGCGCGCATCGTGCCGGCCGTCCACGAAGCGCTCGGGCCGGTCGACGTGCTCGTGCACAATGCGGCGGCCGCCATCTACGCGCCGCTGGCGGAGATGCCGCTGCGGCGCCGGCAGATCGTGTTCGAGGTGAACGTGCATGCGGCCGTCGACCTCGCGCAGGCGGTGCTGCCCGACATGCGGGCGGCGGGGCGCGGCTCGATCGTGAACCTCTCGAGCGCGAGCTCGGCACAGCCTCCGCCGCCGCCCGCGATCGGTGTCCCGACGACGATGAGCATCTACGGCGCGAGCAAGGCGGCGCTCGAGCGCCTGACGATCGGCCTCGCTGCCGAGGTCTACGCCGACAACATCGCGGTCAACACGATCGCGCCGGTCGCCGCCGTCGCGACCCCGGGCGCGGAGGCGCTGGTGGGGAAGCTCCTCGCCGAGCACCCCGAGCTGGTCGAGCCGGTCGAGTGGCTCGCCGACGCCGTGCTCGTCCTCGCCACCTGCGAGCCGCGACGGTGCACCGGGCGCGTGCTGTACTCGCGTCCATTCCTGGAGGAGATCGGTCGACGGCGGCAGGTGTAG
- a CDS encoding ABC transporter substrate-binding protein produces the protein MQPVLALHRRAGAGAQRSGTAIALLYATVAGAAPQISIGVISPKMGASSATGEAHEASIEFALGKRRQVALPDGQKVELRVVTRDDRGDPKIAAEVARDLVENENVVAILGPVNSRCTRAVLDATLDVPIISALSTAQSLAGPKRDHWFFRATVSDQERMRQFVKLLKKYDELLAPPFLVLYEDEEYGRGLRDSLGKVFDLGSATVRSWTEVASEPAGADASLNHDSLLRPEFIAGLPSPPRSIFVLGSNGEGVVLARQLDAALPPAFGKRLFFFVGSDDRLRVQAPENSLTIGEPTVLEEDTLDSLRDEFHRVSGQKPEALLVTAYEAAYYLVPLALEAALKGVHGVPAVPVLRTQLRDALEAGQFESLEGWRSINFDGGELRQAPVVAVYRAQRELELVEIPDPPPYVDIQVPRQAGFLVGPVMVRLKGHSVEKAHVTISRVDGDNVRPVSEEDVELDDDGEGTLGFYPWWPGRFRFDTDVRFAPPRPETEVWWSGYYLLSFLGALIGTFLFVSVTRERGGRVSPRRIVEGLVCALLLTALSFYRSVLPILSTLPLLGDSPGSSAFMTGLVGGWFGPSVVVIILRYFKIDVGDDREEAGESRSHPPGPPPAEAAAH, from the coding sequence ATGCAGCCGGTTCTTGCGCTCCACCGTCGTGCCGGAGCAGGTGCGCAGCGTTCGGGGACCGCCATTGCCCTGTTGTACGCGACCGTCGCCGGCGCCGCGCCTCAGATCTCGATTGGCGTCATCTCGCCGAAGATGGGGGCCTCGAGCGCGACGGGCGAGGCCCACGAGGCCAGCATCGAATTCGCGCTCGGCAAGCGTCGTCAGGTCGCCCTCCCCGATGGTCAGAAGGTCGAGCTTCGCGTGGTCACACGAGACGACCGGGGCGATCCAAAGATCGCCGCCGAGGTTGCACGCGACCTGGTCGAAAACGAGAACGTCGTGGCCATCCTCGGGCCGGTCAACAGTCGATGCACGCGCGCCGTGCTCGACGCCACGCTCGACGTGCCGATCATCTCGGCGCTGTCGACGGCGCAGTCGCTGGCTGGACCGAAGCGCGATCACTGGTTCTTCCGGGCGACCGTCAGCGATCAGGAGCGGATGCGACAGTTCGTGAAGCTGCTGAAGAAGTACGATGAGCTTCTGGCGCCGCCGTTCCTCGTCCTCTACGAGGACGAGGAGTACGGGCGCGGCTTGCGCGACTCCCTGGGCAAGGTGTTCGATCTCGGCAGTGCGACCGTCCGCTCGTGGACGGAGGTCGCTTCCGAGCCGGCCGGAGCCGACGCGAGCCTGAACCACGACTCTCTTCTGCGCCCCGAGTTCATCGCGGGCCTTCCGTCGCCACCGCGAAGCATCTTCGTTCTCGGCAGCAACGGCGAGGGGGTCGTGCTGGCGCGCCAGCTCGACGCGGCGTTGCCTCCGGCTTTCGGCAAGCGGCTGTTCTTCTTCGTCGGTTCGGACGATCGCCTCCGCGTCCAGGCACCCGAGAACAGCCTCACGATCGGCGAGCCGACGGTGCTCGAAGAGGACACTCTCGACAGCCTGCGTGACGAGTTCCATCGGGTATCGGGTCAGAAGCCGGAGGCGCTGCTGGTGACGGCCTACGAGGCGGCGTACTACTTGGTTCCGCTCGCGCTCGAAGCAGCGCTGAAGGGTGTGCACGGCGTCCCTGCCGTGCCCGTGCTGCGGACCCAGCTGCGCGATGCGCTCGAAGCGGGGCAGTTCGAGTCGCTGGAAGGTTGGCGCAGCATCAACTTCGACGGCGGCGAGCTGCGCCAGGCTCCCGTCGTGGCGGTCTATCGTGCCCAGCGCGAGCTGGAGCTCGTGGAGATTCCCGACCCGCCCCCGTACGTCGACATCCAGGTGCCTCGGCAAGCTGGCTTCCTCGTCGGGCCGGTGATGGTGCGCCTGAAGGGCCACTCGGTCGAGAAGGCCCACGTGACGATCTCCCGCGTCGACGGCGACAACGTGCGGCCGGTGTCCGAGGAGGATGTCGAGCTCGATGATGACGGCGAGGGGACGTTGGGGTTCTATCCCTGGTGGCCGGGACGCTTTCGGTTCGACACCGACGTTCGGTTCGCACCTCCGAGACCCGAGACGGAGGTCTGGTGGAGCGGATACTATCTCTTGTCCTTCCTGGGCGCGCTGATCGGCACGTTCCTGTTCGTATCGGTCACGCGCGAGCGTGGCGGACGCGTCTCGCCGAGGCGGATCGTGGAAGGGCTCGTGTGCGCCCTTCTTCTGACGGCGCTCTCGTTCTACCGCTCGGTCTTGCCGATCCTGTCGACGCTGCCGTTGCTGGGAGACTCCCCGGGTTCGTCGGCCTTCATGACGGGATTGGTGGGGGGATGGTTCGGCCCGAGCGTGGTCGTGATCATCCTTCGGTACTTCAAGATCGACGTCGGCGACGACCGAGAGGAAGCGGGCGAATCGCGCTCGCATCCGCCCGGGCCGCCTCCTGCCGAGGCCGCGGCCCACTAA
- a CDS encoding YfhO family protein, translating to MRARWRELALAAVLAASLGGLVAARGGFGARIGGADLYATFLAKYRAAADAIAAGRAPLWNPDEYCGLPLLGTAQGAVLYPPVVVTSLAIASPWAGLQVLYEVHLFALVALTIWFLARSGVGLAGATLASALVVASLFDGAADAGRDHPSFLFALTWVPVMLFAGSRLDARWRPRAVALLAGASALQWLAGYPEFAMDMALVVPLVVVLGPPPRARRLAAAALGLGCGVLLAAPQILTLAETTAESVRGQPGRTPSFVALFQIFDARYLVTVLLGRMGAAGVVCLALGIAAGGWRRRAWLGAFLLALFALNRPLSYLYDVYPFSGARSAYGWHHLWPVFAAYLAAVGLEVMRTGTAPALASSSSLVVAAAAAAVGRGTEALAAFACGVAALPMLARRGAWLVVVFLAAVHVVGVVAGVPTRGTRLPPDLAALAPRVTALAEVRARMPGAPRVVAGPELRAGVPLRDDLPSPTGHEPALPPRRVVDLLAHVGLDGLVTGLFERRMWERMAAAPNVAAALAVGMVAAPAAFAPILQPAGWAEVGRLPDGDRILFRAAPRARLVHTVVRATDEADALGRVTAPDFDPAHAVVLEPGPSWPEVAPAQGEESVRITTDRPERVVVATDVSSAAVLVLADTDFPGWTAHIDGARVPIVRANHAFRAVALAPGEHEVEFAYAPTSFRVGVGLLAVGLAVLAWLVFGSNRPLPTD from the coding sequence ATGAGGGCGCGTTGGCGCGAGCTCGCGCTCGCCGCCGTGCTCGCCGCGAGCCTCGGGGGATTGGTCGCCGCCCGCGGCGGGTTCGGCGCGCGCATCGGCGGAGCGGATCTCTACGCGACGTTCCTCGCAAAGTATCGAGCGGCGGCCGACGCGATCGCGGCCGGTCGCGCGCCGCTGTGGAACCCGGACGAGTACTGCGGCCTGCCGCTGCTCGGAACCGCGCAGGGCGCCGTCCTCTACCCGCCGGTCGTCGTGACGAGCCTCGCGATCGCCTCGCCGTGGGCGGGGTTGCAGGTGCTCTACGAGGTGCATCTCTTCGCGCTGGTCGCCCTCACGATCTGGTTCCTGGCGCGCTCGGGCGTGGGGCTCGCGGGCGCGACGCTCGCGTCGGCGCTGGTCGTGGCCAGCCTCTTCGACGGCGCGGCGGACGCGGGCCGGGACCATCCGAGCTTCCTGTTCGCCCTCACGTGGGTGCCGGTCATGCTCTTCGCCGGCTCGCGGCTCGACGCACGCTGGCGGCCCCGTGCCGTCGCGCTGCTCGCGGGCGCGAGCGCCCTGCAGTGGCTCGCGGGCTACCCCGAGTTCGCGATGGACATGGCGCTCGTGGTCCCGCTGGTCGTGGTGCTCGGACCGCCGCCCCGCGCCCGACGGCTCGCGGCGGCGGCGCTCGGTCTCGGGTGCGGTGTGCTTCTCGCCGCGCCGCAGATCCTGACCCTGGCGGAGACGACGGCGGAGAGCGTGCGGGGCCAGCCGGGACGCACGCCGTCGTTCGTCGCGCTCTTCCAGATCTTCGACGCGCGATACCTCGTGACGGTGCTCTTGGGCCGCATGGGCGCGGCGGGCGTCGTCTGCCTCGCCCTCGGCATCGCGGCCGGCGGATGGCGCCGGCGCGCGTGGCTGGGAGCCTTCCTGCTCGCGCTCTTCGCGCTCAACCGCCCCCTCTCGTATCTGTACGACGTCTATCCCTTCTCGGGCGCGCGCTCGGCCTACGGCTGGCACCACCTGTGGCCGGTGTTCGCGGCGTATCTCGCCGCGGTGGGGCTGGAGGTCATGCGCACGGGCACGGCGCCCGCGCTCGCCTCGTCGTCCAGCCTGGTCGTCGCGGCGGCCGCCGCCGCGGTCGGTCGCGGAACGGAGGCGCTGGCGGCGTTCGCGTGCGGCGTGGCGGCGTTGCCGATGCTCGCGCGCCGGGGCGCCTGGCTCGTCGTCGTGTTCCTGGCGGCGGTTCACGTCGTCGGCGTCGTGGCGGGCGTGCCGACGCGCGGGACACGCCTGCCGCCCGATCTCGCCGCGCTCGCGCCGCGGGTGACCGCGCTCGCCGAGGTGCGCGCACGCATGCCGGGCGCGCCGCGCGTGGTGGCGGGCCCCGAGCTGCGCGCGGGCGTGCCGCTGCGCGACGACCTGCCGTCGCCGACCGGGCACGAGCCCGCGCTGCCCCCGCGCCGCGTGGTCGACCTGCTCGCGCACGTCGGGCTCGACGGCCTCGTGACGGGCCTCTTCGAGCGCCGGATGTGGGAGCGGATGGCGGCGGCTCCGAACGTCGCGGCGGCCCTCGCCGTCGGGATGGTGGCCGCGCCGGCGGCATTCGCGCCGATCCTCCAGCCCGCGGGCTGGGCCGAGGTCGGGCGCCTGCCCGACGGCGATCGGATCCTGTTCCGGGCGGCGCCGCGCGCGCGGCTCGTGCACACCGTCGTGCGCGCCACCGACGAGGCCGACGCGCTCGGCCGCGTCACCGCTCCGGATTTCGATCCCGCGCACGCGGTCGTTCTCGAGCCGGGTCCGTCGTGGCCCGAGGTGGCGCCGGCACAGGGTGAGGAGTCGGTGCGGATCACGACCGACCGACCCGAGCGCGTGGTCGTCGCGACCGACGTCTCGAGCGCCGCCGTGCTCGTCCTCGCCGACACCGACTTCCCCGGCTGGACGGCGCACATCGACGGCGCGCGCGTTCCCATCGTGCGGGCGAACCACGCCTTCCGCGCCGTCGCGCTCGCGCCCGGCGAGCACGAGGTCGAGTTCGCCTATGCGCCGACCTCCTTCCGTGTCGGGGTGGGGCTGCTCGCGGTCGGTCTCGCCGTGCTCGCCTGGCTCGTCTTCGGCTCGAATCGGCCGCTGCCGACCGACTAG
- a CDS encoding glucose 1-dehydrogenase yields MPAPFDLTGRIALVTGASAGLGHHFARTLAAHGAAVAVAARRTDRLDELAREITSAGGRAVAVAMDVTDGASVRAAFAAASEAVGPVDLVVNNAGISILKPPLELDEADWDAVVDTNLRGAWLVAQTAARALVAARRPGRIVNIASITGLRTIGQLAPYAAAKAGLIHLTRVLAMEWARHGIQVNAIAPGYVETDLNRDFWSTPAGARLIERIPQRRIGRPEDLDGALLLLASDAGAFMTGSVVVVDGGHAVSTL; encoded by the coding sequence ATGCCGGCACCCTTCGACCTCACCGGCCGCATCGCGCTCGTGACGGGCGCCTCCGCGGGTCTCGGCCACCACTTCGCGAGGACGCTCGCCGCGCACGGGGCGGCCGTCGCGGTCGCGGCCCGGCGGACCGATCGCCTGGACGAGCTCGCGCGCGAGATCACGTCGGCGGGCGGGCGCGCCGTCGCCGTCGCGATGGACGTGACCGACGGCGCCTCCGTGCGCGCCGCCTTCGCGGCGGCGTCCGAGGCCGTTGGTCCCGTCGACCTCGTCGTCAACAACGCCGGCATCAGCATCTTGAAGCCACCGCTCGAGCTCGACGAGGCGGACTGGGACGCGGTCGTCGACACGAACCTGCGCGGCGCCTGGCTCGTCGCGCAGACGGCGGCGCGGGCGCTCGTCGCCGCGCGGCGTCCCGGACGGATCGTCAACATCGCGTCCATCACCGGCCTGCGCACGATCGGACAGCTCGCGCCGTACGCCGCCGCCAAGGCCGGATTGATTCATCTGACCCGCGTGCTGGCGATGGAATGGGCGCGTCACGGCATCCAGGTGAACGCGATCGCGCCCGGCTACGTCGAGACCGATCTCAACCGCGACTTCTGGTCGACACCCGCGGGTGCGCGCCTCATCGAGCGCATCCCGCAGCGGCGGATCGGACGCCCCGAGGACCTCGACGGTGCCCTCCTCCTGCTCGCGTCGGATGCCGGGGCGTTCATGACCGGCAGCGTCGTCGTCGTCGACGGCGGCCACGCGGTGAGCACGCTCTAG